The Tripterygium wilfordii isolate XIE 37 chromosome 23, ASM1340144v1, whole genome shotgun sequence genomic sequence TTGTTTCATCGAAATGCTCTCTCTATCTGTAATCAAAGATTTCGGCTGTGAAGTAAATAGTTTTGTGGACGTATCTGTTACGGCGAATGAGAATCTATTAGTgggtttataaatttttttaattccaCTTGCATATTGTTGTCATGAATTTCCCCTTTGGCTTCTTGCAgaacttttttttgggttttatgaAGATGTAGCTTGTCATGTTAATCATAGTTTTGGTTTAATCTTTGGGTtgtttttgattattttcaaaGTGTGCAATTCTGGTTACAGGGATTTAGGAAGATTGATTCAGATAGATGGGAGTTTGCGAATGAGGGATTTCGAAGAGGTAAGAAACATTTGCTGAAGAACATCAGGAGGAAGAGTAGATTTGAAAGGCAGAAACAGGGAGCAACATCTCGTGCCATTTCATCGAAGCCCGGATTGGAAGCCGAGGTTCAATCCTTGATGACTGATCAGAACATTTTGAGAGGTGAAATCCTGAAACTGAGACAGCAACAACAGGAGGCGGATGACAAAATAGATGCTGTGGGAGAGCGAATTCGGACAGCAGAATTTAAGCAATTACAGatgttcattttcttcatcaaaGCAACCAAAAACCCTGGACTTATCCAACAACTGATGAACAAGAAAAGGCAACAAACAGCACTAGATGGGGGTGAATTCATCAAGAGGCGCAGGTTACCCACAACCCAGGCAACCCACCAATGTGCCAGTTGCAGAAATCAATTGCAGGAGCAGCTGACTAAAGTTGAATCCAACATTGGTGAAGTATTATTACCCAAAGGAATAGATGCCTTCACAACGCAGAAGGGTTGTCCAAGAGGTGAGGACTTCTGCTGTCCTACTGAGGATGATAGGGATAATCTGATGTGTGGAGCAAGTGCTCCATATATGTCCTCTGCATATTATGCAATGTCGGAGAAGTTGATGGGAGACAACATGGTTCTTGAGAATTTGGTTGATGAAGAACTTGCTGTGAATGACACTAACCTATACTTTGGCTTGGAGGATTTGATGATTACGAAGCCTGAAACTGAAACGGAAGATCTAAGTAAGAGGCGGCAAAGTTGGGGAGGATCTGTGAATGAGATGGTCGATCATATCGGCTGCGTTGGAGCAACAAATTGATGTTAACTTGGTAAACCCATCTGCTGCTTTTGTTCATTCAATGAAATCACAGTTTGCACACATTTGTTGCACTATTTTCTGATCAATAACTGCACATTGTAGGTTGAAGATACAAAGTTGCAGTTGCTCTTGGATTGGAATTTGAAGGGATTTTGATTATACTAGAGATCTCTGTGTGCTAATACCATCACATGTTCATATTTTCTTTCTCGAACATCTTCCCCTCTCTTAACAATAGGCTTGTACAAATTCCTTCTGCAATAGCAGCATATGGTAATAGAATAGATCTTCTTGCACCAAAATCTCTTGTTCATTTTTGTGCTGGTAACTGATAGTTCATCACAATTAAAAACCAACCTTCCTAAGAGATTTTCCTTCACTTCACGATTGAACATCAATTGCATTGATTTGATAAAATAGTTCATTGCTTTTGACCACCAGCTCAAACGAAGTTTGAGCATATTCCTAAAGTTTGTACGTAAATATATGTTCTGCTTATTTAGCAGCTCCCCGAAAGGGTGAACCACTGGTCTAACAATCAAGCAACAGAATCCGCAgatgttttcacttttcattcaCACAATACAAAAACCATAAAATGATAAATCcaaaagttcaaatttgcagaTGCTCTCCATATTTTACATGGCAAAAACAGCTCCCTGACTGAAACAAAAGCAAACATAAGCACTGCATCCTTCAACAATGTCGATAACAGTTCAATTAATGATCGATAATCGTATCTCACTTTCCTTCAGCACTCAATTCTCAGTCGCTCTCGCTGTATAAATCCATGTCAGTAATTGTATATCAATCTTTCTTAtgactaaatggagaacaaactTTTTCCAACCCTCTTCCAACAAATTGTATAAATCCACCACCCTTCGGTAAGGATGCAGAATTGCTGGACTCCTTTTTCGGATGGATAGCATAAACAAGcgcctcaatttcttcttttagCCGTTCAAAAATATTAGGACCTTTCACCTCATTAATAGGAGTGCTTTCATCAATGTCATTCCTTCTTCCATGAGTTTCATGATGATGACGGTGTGGTGAATTCTCACCGCGAGTGATTCTTTCAGTCTCTTCCTTAGCACTTTGAGTTACATTGGGCGACTTAGCGTCATTCTCTGTCGATTTTATAAACACATGAAAGACTAAGTTAAGGATTTATGCCACTTAAACCCTCAAAACAAAATGTAGAAGAGAATAAGCTACAGCAACAGAGTATACTTATGACTGATTCTCTTCAAGCCTAAAGCTTCCCAGAGCATAAAACAACAATCTTGCGAACCGTACCTCAattcaatgatatatatataaaagaaaactgaCTGAAAAATATAATTCATGCATCCTCAAACAGTAATGTATAGAGTGTGATTCAAAAATGACAAAAGTATATATAGATAGCATTGGAAAGCACCTGTTTTTTCTGATCCTGAACCTGCCTTATTGGATTGATCCCTAGAACGGAAAAATCAACTTGCATAAGAATCTAATTGAAGGACCCTGAAAAGGTTTGAACTTCAACATTTAATCTTTTTGTTTAATCTAATGCTTGCAGGACTGGTATAGCAAACCTTGTTTTAGGAGTTTCAGACTCTTTCTTGTGATGGATTGTCTGAACAAGAGCCTCAATCTCCTCCTTTGCTCGCTCGAACACATTAGGGGCTTTCACATCATCTAATGGTGTGTTTTCATCAATGCCATCATTCTTGCCATGAGTTTCCTTGTGATGGAGATGATGTCTTTTTTCAGTGTGCACTACTGCTTCAATCTCTTCCTTCAGTCTTTCAAGTACATTGGGCGCTTTTGCATCTCTATCTGATAAAATACTCAATTTCACTTCTAAAGGCTTCAATAAAACATATACACAAAAACAAATGGGTAGCTATGACAACTGAATCAATACATCAAAAATGAGGTAATGCAACTTTTGGCCACCGAAAGAGTTGCCAATTTCGAACTCAGTCATCGAATGTTCATACGTTCCAACTTGGGAAcccaaagtttaaaattgttcCATTATGCACACACGAGCAGATttcttatattgattttttatacAGATTACCTGAATAGTCGAAAATCTGCCCGAATGCAGATATTGGGACCATTTTTAACTTTGAGTTCTTAAGTCCAAAAATTGCGTTACCCCCATCAAAGGTAATTCACAATAcaattgtttcaaacaaaaacgtTACATAATCTGTCATTAATTCAATTTCTAGCATTATACATCAAAGGAATCAAAAACACCGAATTCACTAGAGAAATTTCCCAGCCAACAAAATGTGAAAGTAAAAATTTCCAGAGCGACTGTTTGGATAAAAAGAAgattaaattcaaacaaaaagaaTCCACTCCACCCTCTAATAATCAAATCCTACTGTTGAATCTTTTCTTAAACCCACGCATCGCACTACGACTGATCTATTGATGTCGAACTAATCAAAGACAACAAATAAGTTCGAATCAAATAGGAGATAAGTGATTGGAGAAACAGGAATGGGCTTACCTGACATGGAGATTGTAGCGTCTGATTTTGATTCAGACATTGATGATGAAGGTTTAAGGCTCAGATTAATGTCTATCGGAGTGgatttttttgagatttttttatgTGATCTGACTCGTTGGTTGTACGCAGAGAAATCAGATCAGGGATTCAGGTGTTCGCACTTGACAACGATTCATCAGCGTAAGAGTTGGTGCGGGCCCCGATCCAGTGCGACCGTATACACGTGGACACCTCCAACTTTTGGCTTTTTCGGTTTTTCCcctgcaattttttttcctcccaatTTGGACGTGCAACCTTTGTTAACGGGCTTATGCAATGATTGGGCCGATAATATGTGAGAAATGGGCTTCTTCTACTTGCGCTCAAGGTATTGAAGGCAATTGTTTTGAACTTTGGAGGCTCACTGGACCTTGCTTGTCCAGACTCTAGACTTTAAGATGGAAGAAAATGTGAACATGCAGTGATAGTTTTGGGCTTTTGGCCCATAGCCCCTCAGCTATCCAGAAGCTAACTAGCTAAGCACAAATTTCTTTGATTTCTAGCATCTACGGTTGACAGCCATAGATAGGCTCTTGAGAAATGATTTGGCAATCTTGGCTACCACGTTTCGTTTTATCTGGCAATGTCGTAACTTCAGTTGCTCCTGTTTTCCCCACTCATATCAATATTATCGAGACCGAGGGCATATCCATTTCAACAAGAAAATGATAGCCCAAAAGATTAAATTGAAACTTTTCAATTCCCCGTTTAACTGCCATTATCTACTTTTATTCATGAGCATCAATTTATGAATCCAGTGCAATTGACGAAGTTCGCAATTAGCTACGCATCACCTGATCCCTTAGCAACTTCACTTTCTTCCCCAGATCCGAGGTCCACAATGTTGACAAAAAAGGAGTTTGGCATCCACCCGAAGGCCGGTATCTTTAAATAATTTCAAGTAACTGTTTTATTACAACTTCATTTGTGAACTACAGCAGCCAGTAGAGCCCTAAAACCTTGATTTGTGCCAGTAGGCAGCATTCAACTTCAAGTTCATGATACATCAAAGTAACCAAAAAGATtaacaaaacaaagagaaaatgtGAAGGGGATAGAGGAACgtagtaaaaaataaaatgtaaaaaaGGAGTGTAGTGAATAAAAACTGATCACCACGTTTGTAGTTGTCAAAAATTGTGTGGCCCTACTAAGCCATGTAACGACAAAACCAAGGTGGACTACCCAAATCCATGGGCTAACCAATACATTTGGGCCCACACTAAAGCCCACTCTGAGGCCCATGTGCGACCTTTGAGGCATTGTTTAGTGATGTTACAGTCACAC encodes the following:
- the LOC119992428 gene encoding heat shock factor protein HSF30-like — encoded protein: MVSPDAGCSGFGTGGGAVGPPTVFSSAPSPTSIEEMKESTNAENEKSNLDIPNEQQEPNSSSSPDLNKEDASKIVTIKVEEEEEDYDLEAVDYMDGGYRFKLAEGVENTNRNGNGSSSSSSSVGMPKPMEGLHESGPPPFLKKTFELVEDPETDSVVSWSKNLDSFVVWDSHEFSKILLPKYFKHSNFSSFIRQLNTYGFRKIDSDRWEFANEGFRRGKKHLLKNIRRKSRFERQKQGATSRAISSKPGLEAEVQSLMTDQNILRGEILKLRQQQQEADDKIDAVGERIRTAEFKQLQMFIFFIKATKNPGLIQQLMNKKRQQTALDGGEFIKRRRLPTTQATHQCASCRNQLQEQLTKVESNIGEVLLPKGIDAFTTQKGCPRGEDFCCPTEDDRDNLMCGASAPYMSSAYYAMSEKLMGDNMVLENLVDEELAVNDTNLYFGLEDLMITKPETETEDLSKRRQSWGGSVNEMVDHIGCVGATN
- the LOC119992429 gene encoding uncharacterized protein LOC119992429, with the protein product MSESKSDATISMSDRDAKAPNVLERLKEEIEAVVHTEKRHHLHHKETHGKNDGIDENTPLDDVKAPNVFERAKEEIEALVQTIHHKKESETPKTRDQSNKAGSGSEKTENDAKSPNVTQSAKEETERITRGENSPHRHHHETHGRRNDIDESTPINEVKGPNIFERLKEEIEALVYAIHPKKESSNSASLPKGGGFIQFVGRGLEKVCSPFSHKKD